The Acidobacteriota bacterium genomic sequence GCCCGCTCTCCGGGTCGTCGAGCACCAGACCGCGCAGGCCCGCGTCCATGAGCCGCCGCGCATCCTGCGGGGGCAGGGCGACCTCGATCCACACGACGTCCGTCCGCACGAGGCGGGCGAGGGCTTCCCCGGCAGAGACCGTCGCCCCGGGCGTCGTGGTCACGGCGGCGATCCGGCCGGAGAACGGCGCCCGCGGCGAGATGCCGGCGCTGTCCGCTCCGCCTTCGCGCGAGGCACGTGCCGATTCGAGGTCCCGTTCCGCCGCCCGGTGCCGCGCCTCGAGCATGCGTGCGCGGACCCCGGCCTCCTCGACCTCCCGCTCGCTGACCGCTTCGAGAGCCAGGAGTTCCCGGAGTCGGGAGCTGCGCGACCGCGCGCTCTCCAGCTCCGTCGCCAGCGCCTCGAGCTCGCCTTCCAGAGTCGCCAGACTCCGCTCGGAGGCGACCAGCGGAACCACCCGGAACAGGGCATCGTTCCGTTCGACGCGGCGGCCGACGAACGGCCAGGAACGGGCTCCCGCTGGTGGCTGGACGACCCCGTCCACCTGCGCGGTGATGGTGCTCTCGCCGCCGGCCGGCGGGCGGAAGGAGGCGACGCCGGCGACGCTCCGGGCGAGGCGGCCCTCCCGCACCCAGGCGGCCGCGAAGCCGCCCTGCCACTGTTGTTCCTTCAGGAAGGAAACGGGCTCGCCGCCGTCGGACCCAACGGGGAGCGACCGTACCTTCAGGAGGCCTTCCGCGTGGTCCGCCGTGCCAACGCGGAGCCCGCCTCCCGGGATCTCCTCGACTCCGTTCCCGTCGTCGATCCGGAAGAGCAGGTCCGCCTCGCCGGCACGTTGGGGCGTCACCTCGATGTCGAAGACCCCAGGAGCGGCGGGCTGGTCCGCGCGGAAGATCTGCTCGCCGGACCCATCGACAAGGACGATCTCGACCGTTCCCCGTAACAGCGGTGCGAAATCGGCCAGGCGCGTGACGTGCGTGTGGGCCATCGCCGTGTGACCTGCCGCCAGCGCGTCGATCTCGGGGAAGACCTCGAACCGCTCCCCGAGAGCCGTGACCGACCAGCTTTCGTGGGAATGATCGTGCTCTTCGGCGGGCGGCGAGCCAACGCAGGCCGTCAGCAACAACGCCGCCAAGGCAATCCGCGCTTCGCCCCACCTCATGACCCCGGCCCTCCCTCCCGGCTAGCCGCCAGCCGTTCCAGCTCCCGGTGCGCCGCCAGCGCCGCCTCGTGCAGATCGAGCACCGCCAGCTCCGCCTCGGTCACCGAGCGGTGTGTCTCGAGCAGATCGGTCAGCCCGGCCTCACCCTGGCGAAAGGCTGCCTCCGCGCTGTCCAGCATCCGTTCCGTGGCGCCGAGTTCCTCGCGGGCCTCGGCGAGGGAGGCCGCGAGTCGTGCGAAGTTCGTGCTGGCCGCGTTCCGCGCGGCCGCGGACTCCCGCTCCGCGAGTTCGAGCCGCGCCCGAGCGGCCTCCAGGCCGGCGCCGGCGCTCTGCCGCGCCGCTTGCCGCCGGTCGAAGAGCGGAACGGACCACGCGACACCGAAGATCGGCCCGTCGACGGCGCCGGGAGTCAGATCCTGCCGGCGCCAGCCCACTGTGACCTCCGGCGAGGCCACGATCGGCCGGGTCGCAAGCTGGGCCAGCTCGGCCGCCGCCAGGTCCGCCTCCGCGGCACGCACGCGGATGTCCGCACCATCCAGCGACGGCGCAGCCGGCAGTTCGGGCAGAACCGGCCGCGCGTTCGCCGGCAAACCGGGATGCCAGGCTGCCGCTTCGGCTCTAGCCCGTTCGCTCGCCCCGGCGGCGAGCGCGACGCGGGACCGCAGCGTAGCGGCGGCCAAACCCAGCCGGCGGGCTTCGAGTCCGGACGCTTCCCCCCTCTCCGCGCGAACGGCCTCGCGTTGCGCAAGCGACCCGACCCGCTCGGCCTGGAGCGTCAGTCGTTGCCGCCGCGCGTCGGCCACCGCCCAGCCAGCGTAGGCCTCCCTCATCGCCAGGCGGTAGCCCAGCAGGTCGTACGCCAGGCGACGACGGGCAGCCCCGATCTCGCCTTCGCGGGCCTCGATCTCCGGGGCGCGGGCGGCGTCCGGCATCTTCCAGGAAACGAGAACGTCCGTCTGGCCGATCGGACCGTCAGGATCCTCCCGCACAGCCTCGACGACGGGATTGTCGAGTGTCCGGGCCGCCAGCAGACGGGCCTCGGCGAGCCCTACGACCCCGGCGCTCTCGCGAACGGCGGGGTGCGTCTCGTCGAGGACCGAGAGGAACTCAGCCTCGGTGACGACAGGCCGGTCCTGTGCCGCTCCGGCGACGGCGAAGAAGCCTCCAAAGAGGCCGATCAGGATGGAACGATGCATGCTGACTCCTTTCCACGTCCAGGTTCCGGGCGCGAATCGCACCCGGGCCTAAGGCCGCGGATCAGAGCAGCAGTGCGCAGTGAGACCGGAAGAGTGGCGCCGGCGGTCCGCGTCGTGAGGCCGCTTCGTAGAGCGATCCCTCGGCGAACGTCACCGACGACGAGAGCGGCGCGGCAAGGACAGCCGACGACGACGGGCAGAGACGCAGCAAGCCGGCGTCGGCGTCCAGCGTGACGTCGTGGTCGTGGTCGGGCACGACCTCGTCGTCGTGGTGGTGCCCGTGCGTCGCCGACCTGGCGAGGGCAGCGGTGTCGTGCTCGTGCTCAGACGCGAAGAGATGAGCCGCCAGGTCCACCCCGGCGGTGAGCGCGAAGGCACCCGGCGTCTGGCATCCGAGCAGGACGGCGACCGCGACGACACGCTTGAGCGGAGTGCTCACGCTGATCACTGTGCCAGACGCGCGGCTGTTGGTCAACGAGACGCGGGCGTCACTCCTCGTTCCTCGAGGAAGGC encodes the following:
- a CDS encoding HlyD family efflux transporter periplasmic adaptor subunit, whose product is MRWGEARIALAALLLTACVGSPPAEEHDHSHESWSVTALGERFEVFPEIDALAAGHTAMAHTHVTRLADFAPLLRGTVEIVLVDGSGEQIFRADQPAAPGVFDIEVTPQRAGEADLLFRIDDGNGVEEIPGGGLRVGTADHAEGLLKVRSLPVGSDGGEPVSFLKEQQWQGGFAAAWVREGRLARSVAGVASFRPPAGGESTITAQVDGVVQPPAGARSWPFVGRRVERNDALFRVVPLVASERSLATLEGELEALATELESARSRSSRLRELLALEAVSEREVEEAGVRARMLEARHRAAERDLESARASREGGADSAGISPRAPFSGRIAAVTTTPGATVSAGEALARLVRTDVVWIEVALPPQDARRLMDAGLRGLVLDDPESG
- a CDS encoding TolC family protein gives rise to the protein MHRSILIGLFGGFFAVAGAAQDRPVVTEAEFLSVLDETHPAVRESAGVVGLAEARLLAARTLDNPVVEAVREDPDGPIGQTDVLVSWKMPDAARAPEIEAREGEIGAARRRLAYDLLGYRLAMREAYAGWAVADARRQRLTLQAERVGSLAQREAVRAERGEASGLEARRLGLAAATLRSRVALAAGASERARAEAAAWHPGLPANARPVLPELPAAPSLDGADIRVRAAEADLAAAELAQLATRPIVASPEVTVGWRRQDLTPGAVDGPIFGVAWSVPLFDRRQAARQSAGAGLEAARARLELAERESAAARNAASTNFARLAASLAEAREELGATERMLDSAEAAFRQGEAGLTDLLETHRSVTEAELAVLDLHEAALAAHRELERLAASREGGPGS